DNA from Bradyrhizobium diazoefficiens USDA 110:
GCAGCTCGCCGACCACGCCGCCGGTCGGGTGCTGCACCTTCTTGACGTTGGATTCGACCACGACCTGGCCCGGTGCGATCAGCGCCCCCGAGATCTGCACCGTGGCCGCCCAGCCGCCGAGGCCGACGACCAGGACCAGCACGATCCCGAGCCCGAGCATCAAGTGAAACTTGATGGAATCCCGCACGGTCTTCTTGGCGGCGGGCTTGCCGCCACCGATCGCCATCGTGCTCATGACTTTGTGCTCATGACTTGGCCACTCCGCCCTCACTGACGACCTTGATCGGTGCCGGCGGCGTCACGCGCGGCTGGAGCACCTGGGCGAGCACCTGCTCCTTCGGGCCGAAGGCCTGCATGCGGCCGTCGCGCAGCACCAGGATCTGGTCGACCGCCTCGACGCCGATCGGCCGATGCGCCACCACGACGACGATAGCGCCGCGCTCGCGGGCGGCGCGGATGGCGCGGGTCAACGCCTCGTCGCCTTCGGTGTCGAGATTGGAATTGGGCTCATCGAGCACGATCAGGAACGGATTGCCGTAGAGCGCGCGCGCCAGCGCCACGCGCTGCGCCTGGCCTGCGGACAGCGCGCCACCCTGCTCGCCGACCTGCGTGTTGTAGCCCTCGCGCATCTTGATGATCATCTCGTGCACGCCGGCCTCCTTGGCCGCGGCGATGATGCCGTCGGAGGTGGCCTCGGGGTCGAAGCGGCTGATGTTCTGCGCGATAGTGCCGCCGAACAGTTCCACGTCCTGCGGCAGATAGCCGATGTGCCGGCCGAGCATGTCCGATGACCATTGGTCGAGCGCCGCGCCGTCGAGCCGCACCTTGCCGCGCACCGGCTGCCAGACGCCGACCAGCGCGCGGATCAGCGAGGATTTGCCGGAGCCGCTCGGCCCGATCACGCCGAGACCGTTGCCGGCGGCGAGCGCGAAGGTGATGTCCTGCACGATGAGGCGCTGATCGCCCGGCGGAACCATGGCGACGCCCTCGACCGAGAGCCGGCTGGTGGGCGCCTGCAACTGGGTCGGCATCGTCTGCGCCGGCATCTGCTCCAGCAGGCGGGTCAAGCGCTGCCAGCTCTGGCGGGCCGCGACGAAGGATTTCCAGTGCGCGATGGCGAGATCGACCGGCGCCAGCGCGCGGGCCGACAGGATCGAGCCCGCGATGATGATGCCGGCGGTCGCCTCCTGGTGGATGACGAGATAGGCGCCGACCGCGAGCACGGCGGATTGCAGCATCATGCGCAGCACCTTGG
Protein-coding regions in this window:
- a CDS encoding type I secretion system permease/ATPase, coding for MAAVPGVRRSELADALRACRTAFVGVGLMSCMINLLYLTGSIFMLEVYDRVLPSRSIPTLVGLIIIASFLYAAQGVLDMIRNRILGRIGTALDEALNKRVFDTVVRLPLLIGSRNEGLQPLRDLDNVRSFLGGMGPSAFFDLPWLPLYLAICFAFHVMIGVTALVGAIILVGLTVVTEFMSRQPAKDAMGLAAQRNDLAASSRRNAEVMVSMGMTSRMNQRWSEANEKYLVGNQRASDVAGGLGAVAKVLRMMLQSAVLAVGAYLVIHQEATAGIIIAGSILSARALAPVDLAIAHWKSFVAARQSWQRLTRLLEQMPAQTMPTQLQAPTSRLSVEGVAMVPPGDQRLIVQDITFALAAGNGLGVIGPSGSGKSSLIRALVGVWQPVRGKVRLDGAALDQWSSDMLGRHIGYLPQDVELFGGTIAQNISRFDPEATSDGIIAAAKEAGVHEMIIKMREGYNTQVGEQGGALSAGQAQRVALARALYGNPFLIVLDEPNSNLDTEGDEALTRAIRAARERGAIVVVVAHRPIGVEAVDQILVLRDGRMQAFGPKEQVLAQVLQPRVTPPAPIKVVSEGGVAKS